From the genome of Synchiropus splendidus isolate RoL2022-P1 chromosome 17, RoL_Sspl_1.0, whole genome shotgun sequence, one region includes:
- the clip2 gene encoding CAP-Gly domain-containing linker protein 2 isoform X1, with translation MHHRTYGSNWGIKLRLAGFWCRGPALLLLLLFLFSQCVWHQKHGPTDKRFPAASGVYDVPLKPLTPTKLTEEGDDVLGDYTVGEQVWVNGVKPGIIAYLGETQFAPGQWAGVILNDLLGKNDGSVGGVRYFECQPLQGIFTRPSKLNRHPVAEGSDSLSTDSVLNQSQPGGAPSGQRVVMPLREGLLNSTVKTGNESGSNMSDSGSVKRGGDKDLRVGDRVLVGGSKMGVIRYMGETDFAKGEWCGVELDEPLGKNDGAVAGTRYFQCLPKFGLFAPIHKVIRIGFPSTSPAKVKKSKRVAMGVSSLAHSPSSSSISSVSSVASSVGGRPSRAGLLTETSSRYARKISGTTALQEALKEKQQHIEQLLAERDMERAEMAKATSHICEVEKEMSALKSQHVQYVTENENTLLQVKNVLATAQKDKMELTNQLEEEKRKVEDLQFRVEEESISKGDLERRRSPESESPRSAERDQQTTVEEQSRIAQLEEDLSLKKAEVAALQVQLRGLSAQTADADQPETAALQERLLSAGREHQRENSELREKYEAALTASRQEAEALKSQVEKQNQELSEMKVKVQQAARENVEMMDTWKAKFDSLVSEHQRSLEELRASFSSDHVTAAGPEVDAQELRATLESLKMEHQLEVENLKAKHKIEAAVLMKEREDLAARLHEAREQHTDSVPTWRAESKGPAQEGLAEKLQQAERRLAELQTQQEQSEEELKGRLARAEAAAAELEVVRRSHTESREEVRRLEEQLKVLTNQLQSQTSDATESIHEISDEQRNIEETTDKLLKREKEVSTLTSQVETLRWQLAALEVKVHAAETRADTVVREKTRLEAELESVTKKSHDASGQLVSISQELLRKERSLNELRVLLLESHRHSRDLEKDLTREVHKAEWRVKEQKLQEDIKTLREKLLLVGREHASPEHRRFSMLEPSALDSEVTRLRQRLLSTEEALRNALDHNQQVDQLVQAMNRHPQKSPVLAPKSSNGIHHQPPDSTQEEQH, from the exons ATGCACCACCGAACATATGGGAGCAATTGGGGCATAAAACTGAGGCTAGCGGGGTTCTGGTGCCGCGGGCCAGccctactcctcctcctcctcttcctcttctctcagtgTGTCTGGCACCAAAAACACGGTCCCACTGATAAACGTTTCCCGGCGGCGTCCGGCGTTTACG ATGTCCCCCTCAAGCCTCTGACTCCCACCAAGCTAACTGAAGAGGGCGACGACGTCCTGGGCGACTACACTGTGGGTGAGCAGGTGTGGGTCAATGGCGTCAAACCCGGCATCATCGCCTACCTGGGCGAGACGCAGTTCGCTCCGGGCCAGTGGGCCGGCGTCATCCTCAACGACCTGCTGGGCAAGAACGACGGCTCGGTGGGCGGCGTGCGCTACTTCGAGTGTCAGCCGCTGCAGGGGATCTTCACCCGACCGTCCAAGCTCAACCGCCACCCGGTGGCGGAAGGCAGCGACAGTCTCTCCACCGACTCGGTGCTGAACCAGAGCCAGCCGGGCGGCGCCCCCTCTGGTCAGAGGGTGGTGATGCCACTCAGGGAGGGGCTGCTCAACAGCACGGTGAAGACCGGGAACGAGTCAGGGTCCAACATGTCCGACAGCGGGTCCGTGAAGAGGGGCGGCGACAAAGACCTGCGAGTGGGAGACCGAGTTCTG GTCGGGGGGTCGAAGATGGGCGTGATCCGATACATGGGGGAGACGGACTTTGCCAAGGGGGAGTGGTGCGGTGTGGAACTGGACGAACCTCTGGGGAAGAACGACGGAGCGGTCGCTGGAACAAG GTACTTCCAGTGCCTCCCCAAGTTTGGCCTGTTCGCTCCGATCCACAAGGTGATCCGGATCGGCTTCCCGTCCACCAGCCCAGCCAAAGTGAAGAAGAGCAAGCGGGTGGCCATGGGTGTTTCATCTCTGGCCCACAGccccagcagctcctccatcagctccGTCAGCTCCGTGGCCTCGTCGGTGGGCGGACGTCCGAGCCGAGCCGGTCTG CTGACCGAGACGTCGTCCCGTTACGCACGCAAGATCTCGGGCACGACGGCGCTGCAGGAAGCTctgaaggagaagcagcagcacatcGAGCAGCTGCTGGCCGAGCGGGACATGGAGCGGGCCGAAATGGCCAAAGCCACCAGTCACATCTGCgaggtggagaaggagatgaGCGCGCTCAAGTCGCAGCACGTGCAG TACGTGACAGAGAATGAGAACacgctgctgcaggtgaagaaCGTCCTAGCAACTGCTCAGAAGGACAAGATGGAGTTGACCaatcagctggaggaggagaagag GAAGGTGGAGGACCTGCAGTTCCGGGTGGAGGAGGAGTCCATCAGCAAGGGAGACCTGGAG AGACGCCGCAGCCCAGAGTCCGAGTCCCCGAGGTCCGCTGAGAGAGACCAG CAAAccacagtggaggagcagagccGCATcgcacagctggaggaggacctGAGTCTGAAGAAGGCCGAGGTCGCCGCCCTGCAGGTCCAGCTACGAGGCCTCAGCGCGCAGACGGCGGACGCCGACCAGCCGGAGACGGCGGCGCTGCAAGAGCGGCTGCTGAGCGCCGGCCGCGAGCACCAGAGGGAGAACAGCGAGCTGCGGGAGAAGTACGAGGCGGCGCTGACCGCCAGTCGGCAGGAGGCCGAGGCGCTGAAGTCCCAGGTGGAGAAGCAGAACCAGGAGCTCAgtgagatgaaggtgaaggtccAGCAAGCGGCGCGAGAGAACGTGGAGATGATGGACACCTGGAAG GCAAAATTCGACTCACTGGTAAGTGAGCATCAGCGTtctctggaggagctgcggGCCTCCTTCAGCAGTGATCACGTGACCGCGGCGGGTCCAGAGGTGGACGCTCAGGAGCTGCGTGCGACCCTGGAGAGCCTGAAGATGGAGCACCAGCTGGAGGTGGAGAACCTGAAGGCCAAACACAAGATTGAAGCAGCGGTGCTGATGAAAGAGCGCGAAGATCTCGCCGCCCGACTGCACGAGGCCAGAGAGCAGCATACGGACAGCGTGCCGACGTGGAGGGCGGAGTCCAAGGGTCCTGCGCAGGAGGGGCTCGcggagaagctgcagcaggcCGAGCGTCGtctggcggagctgcagacgcAACAAGAGCAGAgcgaggaggagctgaagggCCGACTGGCCCGggcggaggcggcggcggcggagctGGAGGTCGTGCGGAGGTCGCACACCGAGAGTCGGGAGGAAGTGCGGcgtctggaggagcagctgaaggtTCTGACCAATCAGCTGCAGAGCCAGACGAGCGACGCCACCGAGAGCATCCACGAGATCTCAGACGAGCAGAGGAACATCGAAG AGACGACGGACAAGCTGCTAAAAAGAGAGAAGGAAGTCTCCACGTTGACCTCTCAGGTGGAAACTCTGCGGTGGCAGCTGGCAG CtctggaggtcaaagttcacgcGGCGGAGACAAGGGCCGACACGGTGGTGAGGGAGAAGACCCGGCTGGAGGCGGAGCTGGAGTCCGTCACCAAGAAGTCACATGATGCCTCCGGTCAGCTGGTCAGCATCAGCCAGGAGCTGCTGAGGAAGGAGAG GAGTCTGAATGAGCTGCGAGTCTTGCTCCTGGAGTCGCACCGGCACTCGCGAGACCTGGAGAAGGACCTGACTCGAGAGGTTCACAAGGCAGAGTGGAGGGTCAAAGAGCAGAAGCTGCAAGAAGACATCAAGACTTTGAGAGAGAAGCTCCTCCTGGTG GGCCGGGAGCACGCCTCGCCTGAGCACCGCAGgttctccatgctggagccgtCAGCGTTGGACTCGGAGGTGACCCGGCTCCGGCAGCGGCTGCTCAGCACCGAGGAGGCCCTGAGGAACGCCCTGGACCACAACCAGCAGGTGGACCAGCTGGTCCAGGCGATGAACCGCCACCCGCAGAAGAGTCCG GTCCTCGCACCAAAGTCCTCCAACGGGATTCATCACCAGCCGCCCGACAGCACGCAAGAA GAGCAGCACTGA
- the clip2 gene encoding CAP-Gly domain-containing linker protein 2 isoform X3 produces the protein MHHRTYGSNWGIKLRLAGFWCRGPALLLLLLFLFSQCVWHQKHGPTDKRFPAASGVYDVPLKPLTPTKLTEEGDDVLGDYTVGEQVWVNGVKPGIIAYLGETQFAPGQWAGVILNDLLGKNDGSVGGVRYFECQPLQGIFTRPSKLNRHPVAEGSDSLSTDSVLNQSQPGGAPSGQRVVMPLREGLLNSTVKTGNESGSNMSDSGSVKRGGDKDLRVGDRVLVGGSKMGVIRYMGETDFAKGEWCGVELDEPLGKNDGAVAGTRYFQCLPKFGLFAPIHKVIRIGFPSTSPAKVKKSKRVAMGVSSLAHSPSSSSISSVSSVASSVGGRPSRAGLLTETSSRYARKISGTTALQEALKEKQQHIEQLLAERDMERAEMAKATSHICEVEKEMSALKSQHVQYVTENENTLLQVKNVLATAQKDKMELTNQLEEEKRKVEDLQFRVEEESISKGDLEQTTVEEQSRIAQLEEDLSLKKAEVAALQVQLRGLSAQTADADQPETAALQERLLSAGREHQRENSELREKYEAALTASRQEAEALKSQVEKQNQELSEMKVKVQQAARENVEMMDTWKAKFDSLVSEHQRSLEELRASFSSDHVTAAGPEVDAQELRATLESLKMEHQLEVENLKAKHKIEAAVLMKEREDLAARLHEAREQHTDSVPTWRAESKGPAQEGLAEKLQQAERRLAELQTQQEQSEEELKGRLARAEAAAAELEVVRRSHTESREEVRRLEEQLKVLTNQLQSQTSDATESIHEISDEQRNIEETTDKLLKREKEVSTLTSQVETLRWQLAALEVKVHAAETRADTVVREKTRLEAELESVTKKSHDASGQLVSISQELLRKERSLNELRVLLLESHRHSRDLEKDLTREVHKAEWRVKEQKLQEDIKTLREKLLLVGREHASPEHRRFSMLEPSALDSEVTRLRQRLLSTEEALRNALDHNQQVDQLVQAMNRHPQKSPVLAPKSSNGIHHQPPDSTQEEQH, from the exons ATGCACCACCGAACATATGGGAGCAATTGGGGCATAAAACTGAGGCTAGCGGGGTTCTGGTGCCGCGGGCCAGccctactcctcctcctcctcttcctcttctctcagtgTGTCTGGCACCAAAAACACGGTCCCACTGATAAACGTTTCCCGGCGGCGTCCGGCGTTTACG ATGTCCCCCTCAAGCCTCTGACTCCCACCAAGCTAACTGAAGAGGGCGACGACGTCCTGGGCGACTACACTGTGGGTGAGCAGGTGTGGGTCAATGGCGTCAAACCCGGCATCATCGCCTACCTGGGCGAGACGCAGTTCGCTCCGGGCCAGTGGGCCGGCGTCATCCTCAACGACCTGCTGGGCAAGAACGACGGCTCGGTGGGCGGCGTGCGCTACTTCGAGTGTCAGCCGCTGCAGGGGATCTTCACCCGACCGTCCAAGCTCAACCGCCACCCGGTGGCGGAAGGCAGCGACAGTCTCTCCACCGACTCGGTGCTGAACCAGAGCCAGCCGGGCGGCGCCCCCTCTGGTCAGAGGGTGGTGATGCCACTCAGGGAGGGGCTGCTCAACAGCACGGTGAAGACCGGGAACGAGTCAGGGTCCAACATGTCCGACAGCGGGTCCGTGAAGAGGGGCGGCGACAAAGACCTGCGAGTGGGAGACCGAGTTCTG GTCGGGGGGTCGAAGATGGGCGTGATCCGATACATGGGGGAGACGGACTTTGCCAAGGGGGAGTGGTGCGGTGTGGAACTGGACGAACCTCTGGGGAAGAACGACGGAGCGGTCGCTGGAACAAG GTACTTCCAGTGCCTCCCCAAGTTTGGCCTGTTCGCTCCGATCCACAAGGTGATCCGGATCGGCTTCCCGTCCACCAGCCCAGCCAAAGTGAAGAAGAGCAAGCGGGTGGCCATGGGTGTTTCATCTCTGGCCCACAGccccagcagctcctccatcagctccGTCAGCTCCGTGGCCTCGTCGGTGGGCGGACGTCCGAGCCGAGCCGGTCTG CTGACCGAGACGTCGTCCCGTTACGCACGCAAGATCTCGGGCACGACGGCGCTGCAGGAAGCTctgaaggagaagcagcagcacatcGAGCAGCTGCTGGCCGAGCGGGACATGGAGCGGGCCGAAATGGCCAAAGCCACCAGTCACATCTGCgaggtggagaaggagatgaGCGCGCTCAAGTCGCAGCACGTGCAG TACGTGACAGAGAATGAGAACacgctgctgcaggtgaagaaCGTCCTAGCAACTGCTCAGAAGGACAAGATGGAGTTGACCaatcagctggaggaggagaagag GAAGGTGGAGGACCTGCAGTTCCGGGTGGAGGAGGAGTCCATCAGCAAGGGAGACCTGGAG CAAAccacagtggaggagcagagccGCATcgcacagctggaggaggacctGAGTCTGAAGAAGGCCGAGGTCGCCGCCCTGCAGGTCCAGCTACGAGGCCTCAGCGCGCAGACGGCGGACGCCGACCAGCCGGAGACGGCGGCGCTGCAAGAGCGGCTGCTGAGCGCCGGCCGCGAGCACCAGAGGGAGAACAGCGAGCTGCGGGAGAAGTACGAGGCGGCGCTGACCGCCAGTCGGCAGGAGGCCGAGGCGCTGAAGTCCCAGGTGGAGAAGCAGAACCAGGAGCTCAgtgagatgaaggtgaaggtccAGCAAGCGGCGCGAGAGAACGTGGAGATGATGGACACCTGGAAG GCAAAATTCGACTCACTGGTAAGTGAGCATCAGCGTtctctggaggagctgcggGCCTCCTTCAGCAGTGATCACGTGACCGCGGCGGGTCCAGAGGTGGACGCTCAGGAGCTGCGTGCGACCCTGGAGAGCCTGAAGATGGAGCACCAGCTGGAGGTGGAGAACCTGAAGGCCAAACACAAGATTGAAGCAGCGGTGCTGATGAAAGAGCGCGAAGATCTCGCCGCCCGACTGCACGAGGCCAGAGAGCAGCATACGGACAGCGTGCCGACGTGGAGGGCGGAGTCCAAGGGTCCTGCGCAGGAGGGGCTCGcggagaagctgcagcaggcCGAGCGTCGtctggcggagctgcagacgcAACAAGAGCAGAgcgaggaggagctgaagggCCGACTGGCCCGggcggaggcggcggcggcggagctGGAGGTCGTGCGGAGGTCGCACACCGAGAGTCGGGAGGAAGTGCGGcgtctggaggagcagctgaaggtTCTGACCAATCAGCTGCAGAGCCAGACGAGCGACGCCACCGAGAGCATCCACGAGATCTCAGACGAGCAGAGGAACATCGAAG AGACGACGGACAAGCTGCTAAAAAGAGAGAAGGAAGTCTCCACGTTGACCTCTCAGGTGGAAACTCTGCGGTGGCAGCTGGCAG CtctggaggtcaaagttcacgcGGCGGAGACAAGGGCCGACACGGTGGTGAGGGAGAAGACCCGGCTGGAGGCGGAGCTGGAGTCCGTCACCAAGAAGTCACATGATGCCTCCGGTCAGCTGGTCAGCATCAGCCAGGAGCTGCTGAGGAAGGAGAG GAGTCTGAATGAGCTGCGAGTCTTGCTCCTGGAGTCGCACCGGCACTCGCGAGACCTGGAGAAGGACCTGACTCGAGAGGTTCACAAGGCAGAGTGGAGGGTCAAAGAGCAGAAGCTGCAAGAAGACATCAAGACTTTGAGAGAGAAGCTCCTCCTGGTG GGCCGGGAGCACGCCTCGCCTGAGCACCGCAGgttctccatgctggagccgtCAGCGTTGGACTCGGAGGTGACCCGGCTCCGGCAGCGGCTGCTCAGCACCGAGGAGGCCCTGAGGAACGCCCTGGACCACAACCAGCAGGTGGACCAGCTGGTCCAGGCGATGAACCGCCACCCGCAGAAGAGTCCG GTCCTCGCACCAAAGTCCTCCAACGGGATTCATCACCAGCCGCCCGACAGCACGCAAGAA GAGCAGCACTGA
- the cldn2 gene encoding claudin-2, with translation MASAALELMGFFLGLVGLLGTLVATVLPYWQISAHIGSNIITAVANMRGLWMECVYQSTGAFQCETYNSMLALSADLQASRALMVISLVLSVLGLAVAVLGMQCTFCLDGSGAVKSRLAGAGGGLFLVAGFLGLIPVAWTTHEVVQNFYRPNVPTSMKSELGECLYVGLASALISMLGGGLLLMSCGEGQEASRGRRLGGGYPYPVGGSMPGHGIRTTTQTFRNPTMQAGGPASRGQTMMRSTSEGSGLSAHQVQSGKKPAAPGYDITGYV, from the coding sequence ATGGCGTCGGCGGCTCTGGAGCTGATGGGTTTCTTCCTGGGCCTGGTGGGCCTGCTGGGGACCCTGGTGGCCACAGTGCTGCCCTACTGGCAGATCTCGGCCCACATCGGCTCCAACATCATCACGGCGGTGGCCAACATGCGCGGCCTGTGGATGGAGTGCGTGTACCAGAGCACGGGCGCCTTTCAGTGCGAGACCTACAACTCCATGCTGGCGCTGTCGGCTGACCTGCAGGCGTCGCGGGCGCTCATGGTGATCTCGCTGGTGTTGTCGGTGTTGGGCCTGGCCGTGGCCGTGCTGGGGATGCAGTGCACCTTCTGCCTGGACGGCTCGGGGGCGGTCAAGAGTCGGCTGGCCGGCGCTGGCGGGGGTCTCTTCCTGGTGGCTGGATTCCTGGGTCTCATCCCGGTGGCGTGGACCACACACGAGGTGGTCCAGAACTTCTACAGGCCCAATGTTCCGACCAGCATGAAGTCAGAGCTGGGCGAGTGTCTGTACGTGGGGCTGGCGTCGGCGCTCATCTCCATGCTGGGCGGCGGGCTGCTGCTCATGTCCTGCGGTGAAGGCCAGGAGGCCAGTCGAGGGCGACGGCTAGGAGGGGGGTACCCCTACCCGGTGGGCGGGTCCATGCCGGGACATGGCATTCGGACCACCACGcagacgttccggaacccgacCATGCAGGCGGGTGGcccagccagcagggggcagacaATGATGCGCAGCACCAGTGAAGGCTCGGGGCTCAGCGCACACCAGGTCCAGTCGGGGAAGAAACCTGCGGCGCCAGGATATGACATCACCGGATACGTCTGA
- the clip2 gene encoding CAP-Gly domain-containing linker protein 2 isoform X2 → MNMLKSSGLKIPGRGPKHSSPVGRTSAGGSASPLLPKDNVPLKPLTPTKLTEEGDDVLGDYTVGEQVWVNGVKPGIIAYLGETQFAPGQWAGVILNDLLGKNDGSVGGVRYFECQPLQGIFTRPSKLNRHPVAEGSDSLSTDSVLNQSQPGGAPSGQRVVMPLREGLLNSTVKTGNESGSNMSDSGSVKRGGDKDLRVGDRVLVGGSKMGVIRYMGETDFAKGEWCGVELDEPLGKNDGAVAGTRYFQCLPKFGLFAPIHKVIRIGFPSTSPAKVKKSKRVAMGVSSLAHSPSSSSISSVSSVASSVGGRPSRAGLLTETSSRYARKISGTTALQEALKEKQQHIEQLLAERDMERAEMAKATSHICEVEKEMSALKSQHVQYVTENENTLLQVKNVLATAQKDKMELTNQLEEEKRKVEDLQFRVEEESISKGDLETQTKRELAHIRHLERSLRLEKSKSEELLRDLTKTRQTTVEEQSRIAQLEEDLSLKKAEVAALQVQLRGLSAQTADADQPETAALQERLLSAGREHQRENSELREKYEAALTASRQEAEALKSQVEKQNQELSEMKVKVQQAARENVEMMDTWKAKFDSLVSEHQRSLEELRASFSSDHVTAAGPEVDAQELRATLESLKMEHQLEVENLKAKHKIEAAVLMKEREDLAARLHEAREQHTDSVPTWRAESKGPAQEGLAEKLQQAERRLAELQTQQEQSEEELKGRLARAEAAAAELEVVRRSHTESREEVRRLEEQLKVLTNQLQSQTSDATESIHEISDEQRNIEETTDKLLKREKEVSTLTSQVETLRWQLAALEVKVHAAETRADTVVREKTRLEAELESVTKKSHDASGQLVSISQELLRKERSLNELRVLLLESHRHSRDLEKDLTREVHKAEWRVKEQKLQEDIKTLREKLLLVGREHASPEHRRFSMLEPSALDSEVTRLRQRLLSTEEALRNALDHNQQVDQLVQAMNRHPQKSPVLAPKSSNGIHHQPPDSTQEEQH, encoded by the exons ATGAACATGCTCAAGTCCAGCGGGCTGAAGATTCCTGGCCGCGGGCCCAAGCATTCCAGCCCAGTCGGACGGACGTCGGCAGGAGGAAGCGCGAGCCCCCTGCTCCCCAAGGACA ATGTCCCCCTCAAGCCTCTGACTCCCACCAAGCTAACTGAAGAGGGCGACGACGTCCTGGGCGACTACACTGTGGGTGAGCAGGTGTGGGTCAATGGCGTCAAACCCGGCATCATCGCCTACCTGGGCGAGACGCAGTTCGCTCCGGGCCAGTGGGCCGGCGTCATCCTCAACGACCTGCTGGGCAAGAACGACGGCTCGGTGGGCGGCGTGCGCTACTTCGAGTGTCAGCCGCTGCAGGGGATCTTCACCCGACCGTCCAAGCTCAACCGCCACCCGGTGGCGGAAGGCAGCGACAGTCTCTCCACCGACTCGGTGCTGAACCAGAGCCAGCCGGGCGGCGCCCCCTCTGGTCAGAGGGTGGTGATGCCACTCAGGGAGGGGCTGCTCAACAGCACGGTGAAGACCGGGAACGAGTCAGGGTCCAACATGTCCGACAGCGGGTCCGTGAAGAGGGGCGGCGACAAAGACCTGCGAGTGGGAGACCGAGTTCTG GTCGGGGGGTCGAAGATGGGCGTGATCCGATACATGGGGGAGACGGACTTTGCCAAGGGGGAGTGGTGCGGTGTGGAACTGGACGAACCTCTGGGGAAGAACGACGGAGCGGTCGCTGGAACAAG GTACTTCCAGTGCCTCCCCAAGTTTGGCCTGTTCGCTCCGATCCACAAGGTGATCCGGATCGGCTTCCCGTCCACCAGCCCAGCCAAAGTGAAGAAGAGCAAGCGGGTGGCCATGGGTGTTTCATCTCTGGCCCACAGccccagcagctcctccatcagctccGTCAGCTCCGTGGCCTCGTCGGTGGGCGGACGTCCGAGCCGAGCCGGTCTG CTGACCGAGACGTCGTCCCGTTACGCACGCAAGATCTCGGGCACGACGGCGCTGCAGGAAGCTctgaaggagaagcagcagcacatcGAGCAGCTGCTGGCCGAGCGGGACATGGAGCGGGCCGAAATGGCCAAAGCCACCAGTCACATCTGCgaggtggagaaggagatgaGCGCGCTCAAGTCGCAGCACGTGCAG TACGTGACAGAGAATGAGAACacgctgctgcaggtgaagaaCGTCCTAGCAACTGCTCAGAAGGACAAGATGGAGTTGACCaatcagctggaggaggagaagag GAAGGTGGAGGACCTGCAGTTCCGGGTGGAGGAGGAGTCCATCAGCAAGGGAGACCTGGAG ACTCAAACTAAACGAGAGCTCGCTCACATTCGCCACCTCGAGCGAAGTTTGCGCCTCGAGAAGTCCAAGTCTGAGGAGCTTCTCAGGGACTTGACGAAGACTCGG CAAAccacagtggaggagcagagccGCATcgcacagctggaggaggacctGAGTCTGAAGAAGGCCGAGGTCGCCGCCCTGCAGGTCCAGCTACGAGGCCTCAGCGCGCAGACGGCGGACGCCGACCAGCCGGAGACGGCGGCGCTGCAAGAGCGGCTGCTGAGCGCCGGCCGCGAGCACCAGAGGGAGAACAGCGAGCTGCGGGAGAAGTACGAGGCGGCGCTGACCGCCAGTCGGCAGGAGGCCGAGGCGCTGAAGTCCCAGGTGGAGAAGCAGAACCAGGAGCTCAgtgagatgaaggtgaaggtccAGCAAGCGGCGCGAGAGAACGTGGAGATGATGGACACCTGGAAG GCAAAATTCGACTCACTGGTAAGTGAGCATCAGCGTtctctggaggagctgcggGCCTCCTTCAGCAGTGATCACGTGACCGCGGCGGGTCCAGAGGTGGACGCTCAGGAGCTGCGTGCGACCCTGGAGAGCCTGAAGATGGAGCACCAGCTGGAGGTGGAGAACCTGAAGGCCAAACACAAGATTGAAGCAGCGGTGCTGATGAAAGAGCGCGAAGATCTCGCCGCCCGACTGCACGAGGCCAGAGAGCAGCATACGGACAGCGTGCCGACGTGGAGGGCGGAGTCCAAGGGTCCTGCGCAGGAGGGGCTCGcggagaagctgcagcaggcCGAGCGTCGtctggcggagctgcagacgcAACAAGAGCAGAgcgaggaggagctgaagggCCGACTGGCCCGggcggaggcggcggcggcggagctGGAGGTCGTGCGGAGGTCGCACACCGAGAGTCGGGAGGAAGTGCGGcgtctggaggagcagctgaaggtTCTGACCAATCAGCTGCAGAGCCAGACGAGCGACGCCACCGAGAGCATCCACGAGATCTCAGACGAGCAGAGGAACATCGAAG AGACGACGGACAAGCTGCTAAAAAGAGAGAAGGAAGTCTCCACGTTGACCTCTCAGGTGGAAACTCTGCGGTGGCAGCTGGCAG CtctggaggtcaaagttcacgcGGCGGAGACAAGGGCCGACACGGTGGTGAGGGAGAAGACCCGGCTGGAGGCGGAGCTGGAGTCCGTCACCAAGAAGTCACATGATGCCTCCGGTCAGCTGGTCAGCATCAGCCAGGAGCTGCTGAGGAAGGAGAG GAGTCTGAATGAGCTGCGAGTCTTGCTCCTGGAGTCGCACCGGCACTCGCGAGACCTGGAGAAGGACCTGACTCGAGAGGTTCACAAGGCAGAGTGGAGGGTCAAAGAGCAGAAGCTGCAAGAAGACATCAAGACTTTGAGAGAGAAGCTCCTCCTGGTG GGCCGGGAGCACGCCTCGCCTGAGCACCGCAGgttctccatgctggagccgtCAGCGTTGGACTCGGAGGTGACCCGGCTCCGGCAGCGGCTGCTCAGCACCGAGGAGGCCCTGAGGAACGCCCTGGACCACAACCAGCAGGTGGACCAGCTGGTCCAGGCGATGAACCGCCACCCGCAGAAGAGTCCG GTCCTCGCACCAAAGTCCTCCAACGGGATTCATCACCAGCCGCCCGACAGCACGCAAGAA GAGCAGCACTGA